One Gossypium hirsutum isolate 1008001.06 chromosome A11, Gossypium_hirsutum_v2.1, whole genome shotgun sequence genomic window carries:
- the LOC107936783 gene encoding uncharacterized protein isoform X1, with protein sequence MQDIKAKSKDRVLTENDMNGELGIVIQELDTLRARRLKEQERDLDAVLGTDMGTKNLIEKFSSEFPWLFSQDQVQESLSTLGAQFKSLENQLYDENNNKVSFKDFEGLEEALKKTNGLDLLPGYLKPIANQIEKAHGEATGIAHEYIQLLVCAAINEMQESAVKSLNWDTLKKWGATLNYARQLGFQVSLADELLRKTFVAYMCFKFLINQPNDKKNNQVSDEDLESQVYGSWSTFGAEFKSLENQHYEENNNKVSFKDFEGLEEALKKTNAFGLPDYLKPIANQIEEARGKAAGLVHGCIQILVCAAIKEMQDSALESLNWDTLEKWGATLNYARQLGFQVSFADELLRKTFVAYMCFKFLINQPDDKKNNQVSDEDLESQVCGSWSTFGAEFKSLENQLYEENNTKVSFTDFEGLEEALKKTNAFGLPDYLKPIANQIEEARGKAAGLVHGCIQILVCAAIKEMQDSALESLNWDTLKKWGVTLNCARQLGFQVSFADELLRKTLVAYMCFKFLINQPDDKNNNQGKFR encoded by the exons ATGCAGGACATCAAGGCCAAATCCAAGGATCGTGTTTTAACAGAAAATGATATGAATGGGGAATTGGGTATAGTAATTCAGGAGTTAGATACTTTAAGGGCTCGACGATTAAAG GAACAAGAAAGGGACCTTGATGCAGTCTTG GGCACCGACATGGGGACTAAGAATCTAATAGAAAAG TTTTCTTCAGAATTTCCATGGCTTTTTTCTCAAGATCAAGTTCAAGAAAGTTTGTCAACTCTTGGAGCTCAATTCAAGAGTTTGGAAAACCAACTTTATGACGAAAACAATAATAAAGTGTCCTTCAAAGATTTCGAAGGATTAGAAGAGGCATTGAAGAAAACTAATGGCTTGGATCTTCTTCCAGGCTACCTCAAACCTATTGCAAACCAAATCGAAAAGGCTCATGGGGAAGCTACTGGGATTGCTCATGAATATATTCAACTTTTAGTCTGCGCTGCTATCAATGAGATGCAAGAATCGGCAGTGAAGTCTTTGAACTGGGATACGCTGAAAAAATGGGGAGCGACTCTCAATTATGCTAGGCAACTTGGTTTTCAAGTGAGCTTAGCTGATGAGTTACTGAGGAAAACTTTTGTTGCCTACATGTGTTTCAAATTTTTGATAAACCAACCTAATGACAAAAAGAACAATCAAGTGTCCGACGAAGATTTGGAAAGCCAAGTTTATGGAAGTTGGTCAACTTTTGGAGCTGAATTCAAGAGTTTGGAAAACCAACATTATGAAGAAAACAATAATAAAGTGTCCTTCAAAGATTTCGAAGGATTAGAAGAGGCATTGAAGAAAACTAATGCTTTTGGTCTTCCAGACTACCTTAAGCCTATTGCGAACCAAATCGAAGAGGCTCGTGGGAAAGCTGCTGGGCTTGTTCATGGATGTATTCAAATTTTAGTCTGCGCTGCTATCAAGGAGATGCAAGATTCGGCATTGGAGTCTTTGAACTGGGATACGTTGGAAAAATGGGGAGCGACGCTCAATTATGCTAGGCAACTTGGTTTTCAAGTAAGCTTTGCTGATGAGTTACTGAGGAAAACTTTTGTTGCCTACATGTGTTTCAAATTTTTGATAAACCAACCTGATGACAAAAAGAACAATCAAGTGTCCGACGAAGATTTGGAAAGCCAAGTTTGTGGAAGTTGGTCAACTTTTGGAGCTGAATTCAAGAGTTTGGAAAACCAACTTTATGAAGAAAACAACACTAAAGTGTCCTTCACAGATTTCGAAGGATTAGAAGAGGCATTGAAGAAAACTAATGCTTTTGGTCTTCCAGACTACCTTAAGCCTATTGCGAACCAAATCGAAGAGGCTCGTGGGAAAGCTGCTGGGCTTGTTCATGGATGTATTCAAATTTTAGTCTGCGCTGCTATCAAGGAGATGCAAGATTCGGCATTGGAGTCTTTGAACTGGGATACGTTGAAAAAATGGGGAGTAACGCTCAATTGTGCTAGGCAACTTGGTTTTCAAGTGAGCTTTGCTGATGAGTTACTGAGGAAAACTCTTGTTGCCTACATGTGTTTCAAATTTTTGATAAACCAACCTGATGACAAAAACAACAATCAAGGCAAATTTCGTTAG
- the LOC107936783 gene encoding uncharacterized protein isoform X2 produces MQDIKAKSKDRVLTENDMNGELGIVIQELDTLRARRLKGTDMGTKNLIEKFSSEFPWLFSQDQVQESLSTLGAQFKSLENQLYDENNNKVSFKDFEGLEEALKKTNGLDLLPGYLKPIANQIEKAHGEATGIAHEYIQLLVCAAINEMQESAVKSLNWDTLKKWGATLNYARQLGFQVSLADELLRKTFVAYMCFKFLINQPNDKKNNQVSDEDLESQVYGSWSTFGAEFKSLENQHYEENNNKVSFKDFEGLEEALKKTNAFGLPDYLKPIANQIEEARGKAAGLVHGCIQILVCAAIKEMQDSALESLNWDTLEKWGATLNYARQLGFQVSFADELLRKTFVAYMCFKFLINQPDDKKNNQVSDEDLESQVCGSWSTFGAEFKSLENQLYEENNTKVSFTDFEGLEEALKKTNAFGLPDYLKPIANQIEEARGKAAGLVHGCIQILVCAAIKEMQDSALESLNWDTLKKWGVTLNCARQLGFQVSFADELLRKTLVAYMCFKFLINQPDDKNNNQGKFR; encoded by the exons ATGCAGGACATCAAGGCCAAATCCAAGGATCGTGTTTTAACAGAAAATGATATGAATGGGGAATTGGGTATAGTAATTCAGGAGTTAGATACTTTAAGGGCTCGACGATTAAAG GGCACCGACATGGGGACTAAGAATCTAATAGAAAAG TTTTCTTCAGAATTTCCATGGCTTTTTTCTCAAGATCAAGTTCAAGAAAGTTTGTCAACTCTTGGAGCTCAATTCAAGAGTTTGGAAAACCAACTTTATGACGAAAACAATAATAAAGTGTCCTTCAAAGATTTCGAAGGATTAGAAGAGGCATTGAAGAAAACTAATGGCTTGGATCTTCTTCCAGGCTACCTCAAACCTATTGCAAACCAAATCGAAAAGGCTCATGGGGAAGCTACTGGGATTGCTCATGAATATATTCAACTTTTAGTCTGCGCTGCTATCAATGAGATGCAAGAATCGGCAGTGAAGTCTTTGAACTGGGATACGCTGAAAAAATGGGGAGCGACTCTCAATTATGCTAGGCAACTTGGTTTTCAAGTGAGCTTAGCTGATGAGTTACTGAGGAAAACTTTTGTTGCCTACATGTGTTTCAAATTTTTGATAAACCAACCTAATGACAAAAAGAACAATCAAGTGTCCGACGAAGATTTGGAAAGCCAAGTTTATGGAAGTTGGTCAACTTTTGGAGCTGAATTCAAGAGTTTGGAAAACCAACATTATGAAGAAAACAATAATAAAGTGTCCTTCAAAGATTTCGAAGGATTAGAAGAGGCATTGAAGAAAACTAATGCTTTTGGTCTTCCAGACTACCTTAAGCCTATTGCGAACCAAATCGAAGAGGCTCGTGGGAAAGCTGCTGGGCTTGTTCATGGATGTATTCAAATTTTAGTCTGCGCTGCTATCAAGGAGATGCAAGATTCGGCATTGGAGTCTTTGAACTGGGATACGTTGGAAAAATGGGGAGCGACGCTCAATTATGCTAGGCAACTTGGTTTTCAAGTAAGCTTTGCTGATGAGTTACTGAGGAAAACTTTTGTTGCCTACATGTGTTTCAAATTTTTGATAAACCAACCTGATGACAAAAAGAACAATCAAGTGTCCGACGAAGATTTGGAAAGCCAAGTTTGTGGAAGTTGGTCAACTTTTGGAGCTGAATTCAAGAGTTTGGAAAACCAACTTTATGAAGAAAACAACACTAAAGTGTCCTTCACAGATTTCGAAGGATTAGAAGAGGCATTGAAGAAAACTAATGCTTTTGGTCTTCCAGACTACCTTAAGCCTATTGCGAACCAAATCGAAGAGGCTCGTGGGAAAGCTGCTGGGCTTGTTCATGGATGTATTCAAATTTTAGTCTGCGCTGCTATCAAGGAGATGCAAGATTCGGCATTGGAGTCTTTGAACTGGGATACGTTGAAAAAATGGGGAGTAACGCTCAATTGTGCTAGGCAACTTGGTTTTCAAGTGAGCTTTGCTGATGAGTTACTGAGGAAAACTCTTGTTGCCTACATGTGTTTCAAATTTTTGATAAACCAACCTGATGACAAAAACAACAATCAAGGCAAATTTCGTTAG
- the LOC107936783 gene encoding uncharacterized protein isoform X3 codes for MFEATNLNMHILTSIFYICSISCVNVSKSFLETCLCKVYVSPSQSFIYISLKFQGTDMGTKNLIEKFSSEFPWLFSQDQVQESLSTLGAQFKSLENQLYDENNNKVSFKDFEGLEEALKKTNGLDLLPGYLKPIANQIEKAHGEATGIAHEYIQLLVCAAINEMQESAVKSLNWDTLKKWGATLNYARQLGFQVSLADELLRKTFVAYMCFKFLINQPNDKKNNQVSDEDLESQVYGSWSTFGAEFKSLENQHYEENNNKVSFKDFEGLEEALKKTNAFGLPDYLKPIANQIEEARGKAAGLVHGCIQILVCAAIKEMQDSALESLNWDTLEKWGATLNYARQLGFQVSFADELLRKTFVAYMCFKFLINQPDDKKNNQVSDEDLESQVCGSWSTFGAEFKSLENQLYEENNTKVSFTDFEGLEEALKKTNAFGLPDYLKPIANQIEEARGKAAGLVHGCIQILVCAAIKEMQDSALESLNWDTLKKWGVTLNCARQLGFQVSFADELLRKTLVAYMCFKFLINQPDDKNNNQGKFR; via the exons atgtttgaagCTACAAACTTGAATATGCATATCTTGacctctattttttatatttgtagtATATCATGTGTCAATGTATCAAAGTCGTTCTTAGAGACATGCCTTTGTAAAGTTTACGTCTCTCCTTCtcaatcatttatttatatttctctTAAATTTCAGGGCACCGACATGGGGACTAAGAATCTAATAGAAAAG TTTTCTTCAGAATTTCCATGGCTTTTTTCTCAAGATCAAGTTCAAGAAAGTTTGTCAACTCTTGGAGCTCAATTCAAGAGTTTGGAAAACCAACTTTATGACGAAAACAATAATAAAGTGTCCTTCAAAGATTTCGAAGGATTAGAAGAGGCATTGAAGAAAACTAATGGCTTGGATCTTCTTCCAGGCTACCTCAAACCTATTGCAAACCAAATCGAAAAGGCTCATGGGGAAGCTACTGGGATTGCTCATGAATATATTCAACTTTTAGTCTGCGCTGCTATCAATGAGATGCAAGAATCGGCAGTGAAGTCTTTGAACTGGGATACGCTGAAAAAATGGGGAGCGACTCTCAATTATGCTAGGCAACTTGGTTTTCAAGTGAGCTTAGCTGATGAGTTACTGAGGAAAACTTTTGTTGCCTACATGTGTTTCAAATTTTTGATAAACCAACCTAATGACAAAAAGAACAATCAAGTGTCCGACGAAGATTTGGAAAGCCAAGTTTATGGAAGTTGGTCAACTTTTGGAGCTGAATTCAAGAGTTTGGAAAACCAACATTATGAAGAAAACAATAATAAAGTGTCCTTCAAAGATTTCGAAGGATTAGAAGAGGCATTGAAGAAAACTAATGCTTTTGGTCTTCCAGACTACCTTAAGCCTATTGCGAACCAAATCGAAGAGGCTCGTGGGAAAGCTGCTGGGCTTGTTCATGGATGTATTCAAATTTTAGTCTGCGCTGCTATCAAGGAGATGCAAGATTCGGCATTGGAGTCTTTGAACTGGGATACGTTGGAAAAATGGGGAGCGACGCTCAATTATGCTAGGCAACTTGGTTTTCAAGTAAGCTTTGCTGATGAGTTACTGAGGAAAACTTTTGTTGCCTACATGTGTTTCAAATTTTTGATAAACCAACCTGATGACAAAAAGAACAATCAAGTGTCCGACGAAGATTTGGAAAGCCAAGTTTGTGGAAGTTGGTCAACTTTTGGAGCTGAATTCAAGAGTTTGGAAAACCAACTTTATGAAGAAAACAACACTAAAGTGTCCTTCACAGATTTCGAAGGATTAGAAGAGGCATTGAAGAAAACTAATGCTTTTGGTCTTCCAGACTACCTTAAGCCTATTGCGAACCAAATCGAAGAGGCTCGTGGGAAAGCTGCTGGGCTTGTTCATGGATGTATTCAAATTTTAGTCTGCGCTGCTATCAAGGAGATGCAAGATTCGGCATTGGAGTCTTTGAACTGGGATACGTTGAAAAAATGGGGAGTAACGCTCAATTGTGCTAGGCAACTTGGTTTTCAAGTGAGCTTTGCTGATGAGTTACTGAGGAAAACTCTTGTTGCCTACATGTGTTTCAAATTTTTGATAAACCAACCTGATGACAAAAACAACAATCAAGGCAAATTTCGTTAG